From one Pseudomonadota bacterium genomic stretch:
- a CDS encoding MerR family transcriptional regulator, translating into MSKWYVKDLSKLTGVSVQTLHHYDRINLLKPSLRLTNKYRLYSEKDLLRLQQIIALKFFGFNLSQIKILLTENVDINDHFSAQAKFLEEKAEALLEASKTLKALISECPSNKSIPWKTILKLIEVYQMTQKLEHSWVKDIFTPDELKQYATFQAELNPEQEPIFKQKWSDLVSKIQDNLEIDPKSNVGIALGKECMCLINELYGKKYAHLRTKKFEKGFAEGKGLEEVGLTPETVSWLDKAMDAYWRDRIYGIFDKVGKVPSETISKLWDETLDDMYGDNPDPKKALCLVALEDKKISKDAKEWLKSISH; encoded by the coding sequence ATGAGTAAATGGTATGTAAAAGACTTAAGCAAACTTACGGGCGTCAGCGTGCAAACACTTCACCATTATGATCGCATTAATTTGCTAAAACCTTCCTTGAGGCTTACAAACAAATACCGTCTTTATTCTGAAAAAGATTTATTAAGACTTCAGCAGATTATTGCTTTAAAGTTTTTTGGGTTTAACCTTTCTCAAATTAAAATCTTACTCACCGAAAATGTGGATATAAATGACCACTTTTCTGCACAAGCTAAATTTTTAGAAGAGAAAGCTGAGGCCCTTCTGGAAGCAAGTAAAACTCTTAAAGCTCTTATCTCTGAATGTCCATCCAATAAATCAATCCCTTGGAAAACGATATTAAAACTTATTGAGGTCTATCAAATGACACAAAAACTTGAACATTCGTGGGTTAAAGACATATTTACGCCTGATGAATTAAAACAATATGCAACTTTTCAGGCTGAATTAAATCCTGAACAAGAACCGATTTTTAAACAAAAATGGTCTGATTTGGTTTCAAAAATACAAGATAATCTTGAAATTGACCCAAAATCAAACGTTGGTATAGCCTTGGGCAAAGAGTGTATGTGCCTCATCAATGAACTTTATGGAAAAAAATATGCCCACCTGAGAACCAAAAAATTTGAAAAAGGATTTGCTGAAGGAAAAGGACTTGAAGAAGTTGGTTTAACACCTGAAACTGTCTCTTGGCTTGATAAAGCAATGGATGCGTATTGGAGAGATCGTATTTATGGAATTTTTGACAAAGTTGGAAAAGTTCCCTCTGAAACAATTTCAAAACTTTGGGACGAAACTCTGGATGATATGTATGGAGATAATCCTGACCCTAAAAAAGCCCTCTGCCTTGTTGCTTTAGAAGATAAAAAAATCAGTAAAGACGCAAAAGAATGGCTCAAAAGTATCTCCCATTAA
- a CDS encoding Mitomycin resistance protein mcrB — protein MSKNNSENELLTLMNVGPRVLNDLKILGIEKIIQLKKETPDNLFEKLQVLTNKKHDSCMWDVFAAIIHEAQTGEKKPW, from the coding sequence ATGTCTAAAAATAACTCAGAAAATGAATTGCTTACTTTAATGAATGTTGGACCTCGAGTCTTAAATGATTTAAAAATTCTTGGAATTGAGAAGATTATTCAGCTCAAAAAAGAAACACCTGACAATCTTTTTGAAAAGCTCCAAGTTTTAACGAATAAAAAGCATGATTCTTGTATGTGGGATGTGTTTGCAGCAATTATCCATGAAGCGCAAACAGGTGAAAAAAAACCTTGGTAG
- a CDS encoding VOC family protein: MTPRINIITLGTQNLENATKFYEKGLAFPKIDFEGNVSFFSLNGSWLSLYPWDLLAKDALVESIGTGFRGVTLAHNVENEDQVIEILEKAKNNGATLTKSAQKTEWGGFSGYFADLDGHLWEISYNPFFWPGPKDL, encoded by the coding sequence ATGACGCCCAGAATTAACATTATTACCCTCGGCACCCAAAACCTAGAAAACGCAACAAAATTTTACGAGAAAGGCCTTGCATTTCCAAAAATAGATTTTGAAGGAAATGTAAGTTTCTTTTCATTAAATGGAAGCTGGCTCTCTTTATACCCTTGGGATCTCTTAGCAAAAGATGCGTTGGTAGAGAGTATTGGCACAGGATTTAGAGGCGTCACACTTGCACACAATGTTGAAAATGAAGATCAAGTTATTGAAATATTAGAAAAAGCAAAAAACAATGGCGCGACTCTTACAAAGTCAGCTCAAAAAACAGAATGGGGAGGATTTTCTGGGTATTTCGCGGATCTTGACGGACATTTATGGGAAATTTCCTATAATCCTTTTTTTTGGCCTGGCCCTAAAGATTTGTAA
- a CDS encoding GNAT family N-acetyltransferase — protein sequence MAYSLGKVTFIDTITQKSGFEGFRLLLALTPQKWEAYHRIREKEIFEPIGVSYDRNHPTLSQDNHFHFVLYKGIDIISDAHIEFLTPTEAALRSLATDELYKKKGYGTYLLTQLETWIKHQGRSLLKMHGRLSAEHFYRRLGYYNMPFDDPAFQRECVNLGKTL from the coding sequence ATGGCCTATTCTTTAGGAAAAGTAACTTTTATTGACACTATTACTCAAAAGTCAGGATTTGAAGGATTTCGACTACTTCTGGCTTTAACCCCACAAAAATGGGAAGCGTATCATCGCATTCGCGAGAAAGAAATTTTTGAACCAATTGGTGTGTCCTATGATCGGAATCATCCGACCCTTTCACAGGACAATCATTTTCATTTCGTCCTTTATAAGGGAATAGACATTATCAGTGATGCCCATATAGAATTTTTGACTCCTACGGAAGCTGCCCTCCGATCTCTTGCTACGGACGAACTTTATAAAAAAAAGGGATACGGTACTTACCTTCTGACGCAGCTTGAGACATGGATTAAGCACCAAGGACGTTCTCTCCTTAAGATGCATGGACGTTTAAGTGCCGAACATTTCTATAGACGTCTTGGATATTATAACATGCCATTTGATGACCCTGCTTTTCAAAGAGAATGTGTTAATTTAGGAAAAACACTGTAA
- a CDS encoding bifunctional helix-turn-helix transcriptional regulator/GNAT family N-acetyltransferase — protein sequence MKQDTIDFLRHSSRKLIRELGILDINTLTTQESPAHWHALIEISKEPGITISKLGQLLLLSPSTISRLITKLHKSGLLIFREGIDKREKYLSLSEKGDIEIQNINAFSNSKIKDAFEFLTKDDQTDIIRAITLYANALEKSRNLRDDVRIATLSTSRTLRKQIVNMIEKIQKNEFSIPITDTTNLCVLRAEEDFYYDHTCNFWYATNSSGDILGSIGLKKIDDQYAELKKFFVKKAYRGKGVAQKLMKTLLKAALKHNFKFLVLGTVDKLQAAQKFYLNQGFIKIDPKDLPKKFEKCPVDTVFFKLSFEGFRNKNLNSL from the coding sequence ATGAAGCAAGACACTATTGATTTCTTAAGACACTCTTCTCGCAAACTAATTCGTGAACTTGGTATTCTTGATATCAATACCTTAACAACTCAAGAATCACCTGCCCATTGGCATGCTTTGATTGAAATCTCAAAAGAACCTGGAATCACAATTTCAAAGCTTGGACAGCTTTTACTTTTATCACCTTCAACCATCTCTCGTCTTATAACAAAGCTCCATAAATCAGGACTTTTAATATTCCGTGAAGGGATTGATAAGCGTGAAAAATACCTTTCTTTGTCAGAGAAAGGGGATATTGAAATACAAAATATAAATGCTTTTTCCAATTCAAAAATTAAAGATGCTTTTGAATTTTTAACAAAAGATGATCAAACAGATATCATTAGAGCAATTACTCTTTATGCAAATGCTCTCGAGAAAAGCCGCAATTTAAGAGATGATGTAAGAATTGCAACACTTTCAACGTCACGGACGCTTCGGAAACAAATTGTCAACATGATTGAAAAAATTCAAAAAAATGAATTTTCAATTCCTATAACTGACACAACAAATCTCTGTGTCTTACGTGCGGAAGAAGATTTTTATTATGATCATACGTGTAATTTCTGGTATGCCACCAATAGTTCTGGTGACATTCTAGGCAGTATTGGTTTAAAAAAAATTGATGATCAATACGCAGAGCTCAAAAAGTTTTTTGTCAAGAAAGCTTATAGAGGAAAAGGAGTTGCTCAAAAATTAATGAAAACACTTCTTAAAGCAGCTTTAAAACACAATTTTAAGTTTCTCGTTTTGGGAACCGTTGATAAACTTCAAGCAGCACAAAAATTTTATTTGAATCAAGGATTTATAAAAATTGATCCGAAAGATCTTCCCAAAAAATTTGAAAAATGTCCTGTTGATACAGTTTTCTTTAAATTATCATTTGAAGGCTTTAGAAATAAGAATCTTAACTCTTTATAA
- a CDS encoding PD-(D/E)XK nuclease domain-containing protein codes for MEYKITSKEENLINAAKKTLDQIEEKGYISKIKAYKNVEKIISLGLAFYGKQVEVAFK; via the coding sequence TTGGAATATAAAATTACAAGCAAAGAAGAGAATTTAATAAATGCTGCCAAAAAAACTCTAGATCAAATTGAAGAAAAAGGATATATTTCTAAAATTAAAGCCTATAAAAATGTAGAAAAAATTATTTCTCTTGGTCTTGCATTTTATGGAAAGCAAGTTGAAGTTGCCTTTAAATAG
- a CDS encoding carbonic anhydrase: protein MEKSFKQLLKGYQVFRKKYVLGDKSIMPYLSRYGQNPKAMVIACCDSRVDPALILQCDPGDLFVVRNVANIVPPYEKDEAHHGTSAALEFGIRFLEVKHLILLGHSQCGGIQTLLKSTESHQNDFITNWVSLVQTPYLSLHDADEYAKLALQQSYQNCLTFPWIQEKVASKNLILHLWFFDIHAGQIYMYSESEKAYIPLDAYPLN, encoded by the coding sequence ATGGAAAAAAGCTTTAAACAACTTTTAAAAGGATACCAAGTCTTTCGAAAAAAGTATGTTCTTGGAGACAAGTCAATTATGCCGTATCTTTCGCGTTATGGCCAAAATCCTAAAGCAATGGTCATTGCGTGTTGTGATTCTCGCGTCGATCCTGCTTTAATTTTGCAATGTGACCCAGGAGATTTATTCGTTGTTCGAAATGTTGCAAACATCGTTCCTCCCTACGAAAAGGACGAAGCCCATCATGGTACCAGTGCCGCTTTAGAATTTGGTATACGCTTTTTAGAAGTCAAACATCTCATTTTGCTTGGACACAGCCAATGTGGTGGGATTCAAACTCTTTTGAAAAGCACAGAATCGCATCAAAATGACTTTATAACAAACTGGGTTTCCCTTGTACAAACACCCTATCTTAGCCTTCATGATGCAGATGAATATGCTAAATTAGCTCTCCAACAATCTTATCAAAACTGCTTAACTTTCCCTTGGATTCAAGAAAAAGTGGCTTCAAAAAACTTAATTTTGCATTTATGGTTTTTTGATATTCATGCTGGACAAATCTATATGTACTCTGAAAGTGAAAAAGCTTATATACCTCTTGATGCCTATCCTTTAAATTAA
- a CDS encoding LysR family transcriptional regulator — MNIDTITLQCFIAVAETGSFTRAAERVGRTQSAISQQIIKLEQMLGRQLVIRGKILTRTPDGDIFLGYARQIFALHREALDRFRNPELEGEVCFGLPENFASKYLYEVLADFSRIHPRILLNIECGLTLNLFEKFKNKIFDIVLVKMNRPEDFPNGVDVWSEPLKWVGDVNLLSPNKPIPLVLSPEPCVYRRAAIDALEKAKRPWRLVFSSTSYTSSVAAVKAGMGITVMPSTMIPDELMEIEVQYMPNLPDTHVSLLKQKADNNIINTLEGFILKKLRHLAAK; from the coding sequence ATGAATATCGATACGATAACCCTACAGTGTTTTATTGCCGTTGCAGAAACCGGAAGTTTTACCAGAGCGGCTGAGCGTGTTGGTCGCACTCAATCGGCAATTAGTCAACAAATCATTAAATTAGAACAAATGTTAGGTAGGCAGCTTGTAATTCGTGGAAAAATTTTAACGCGTACACCTGACGGAGATATATTTTTAGGATATGCTCGACAGATTTTTGCATTGCATAGAGAAGCTTTAGACAGATTTAGAAATCCAGAACTGGAAGGTGAAGTATGCTTTGGATTGCCGGAAAATTTCGCTAGCAAGTATCTTTACGAAGTGTTAGCAGATTTTTCACGAATTCATCCACGCATTTTGCTCAATATTGAGTGCGGTTTAACCCTCAATCTTTTTGAAAAATTCAAAAATAAGATTTTTGATATAGTTTTAGTCAAAATGAATCGCCCTGAAGATTTTCCAAATGGAGTTGATGTATGGTCTGAACCACTCAAATGGGTTGGTGATGTCAACCTATTATCTCCTAATAAACCGATACCTTTAGTTCTTTCTCCGGAGCCTTGTGTTTATCGTAGAGCAGCTATAGATGCTCTTGAAAAGGCGAAACGTCCTTGGCGTTTAGTTTTTTCAAGTACAAGTTATACAAGTAGTGTTGCTGCTGTAAAAGCTGGCATGGGTATTACCGTCATGCCAAGCACTATGATTCCAGATGAGCTTATGGAAATAGAAGTACAATATATGCCTAATCTTCCTGATACACATGTCTCTTTACTAAAACAAAAAGCAGATAATAACATTATTAATACATTAGAAGGCTTTATACTGAAAAAATTACGACACCTCGCAGCCAAATAA
- a CDS encoding DUF4440 domain-containing protein, whose translation MQNKEKILEDLKSREPIFHHPRKFGRTKQDILNQMCDEFWEIGASGHVYTKQDILETLLERYNDPEYKDLWEAKDFELIQIALDTYLLTYVLIQDIRRVTRRSTLWRRVNDSWKILFHQGTIIKS comes from the coding sequence ATTCAAAATAAAGAGAAGATATTGGAAGATCTAAAAAGTCGTGAGCCAATTTTTCATCATCCCCGTAAATTTGGACGAACAAAGCAGGATATTTTAAATCAAATGTGTGATGAATTTTGGGAAATTGGGGCGTCAGGCCATGTCTATACAAAACAAGACATCCTTGAAACACTTCTTGAGCGCTATAATGATCCAGAATATAAAGATCTATGGGAAGCTAAAGACTTTGAACTCATCCAAATCGCGCTTGACACCTATTTACTTACCTATGTCCTTATCCAAGATATAAGAAGGGTAACAAGAAGATCAACGCTTTGGCGGCGTGTAAATGACAGCTGGAAAATCCTCTTTCATCAAGGAACTATTATAAAGAGTTAA
- a CDS encoding aminoglycoside phosphotransferase family protein, whose product MLIRPNLKDEEIITCLQDAYGLNSEGVFFLPLGADLMTALYRIRTHSAKEYFLKLRNNKHIPACVLVPKYLSDNGFKQVIPPLETTTGNLWTNLSSFKAILYPYIEGFNGNETGMSDQQWIEFGSALKRFHSTYFPKVITKSIPRETFSSKWRKKVKTFLRCIEDEIFQEHVAIEMALFLKSKSSELLKIIKRTEDLADFLKNEPLPYILCHADIHGWNLLIEKEGALYIVDWDTLIFAPKERDLMFIGAGLGNESRPFSEVETLFYQGYGQTTLNQNALTYYRYERIIQDIAVYCEQIFLSNEGGEERVRSFEYVQSNFLPNGTIERAYGSDKMRESL is encoded by the coding sequence ATGCTTATAAGACCTAATCTAAAAGATGAAGAAATTATCACATGTTTGCAGGATGCATATGGATTGAATAGTGAAGGCGTTTTTTTCCTTCCCCTGGGGGCTGACCTTATGACGGCTCTTTACCGCATTCGAACACATAGCGCAAAAGAGTATTTCTTGAAATTAAGAAATAACAAACATATCCCAGCTTGCGTGTTGGTTCCAAAATATCTTTCCGATAATGGTTTTAAACAAGTCATTCCGCCTTTAGAGACAACGACAGGGAATCTTTGGACAAATTTATCATCCTTTAAGGCAATTTTATACCCTTATATAGAAGGATTTAATGGCAATGAAACGGGAATGTCAGATCAGCAATGGATTGAATTTGGGTCTGCGCTGAAAAGATTTCATAGCACCTATTTCCCTAAAGTAATAACAAAAAGCATCCCACGAGAGACTTTTTCTTCCAAATGGCGTAAGAAGGTGAAAACATTTTTGAGATGCATTGAGGATGAGATTTTTCAAGAACACGTTGCTATAGAAATGGCATTATTTCTGAAATCTAAAAGCAGTGAGCTTCTTAAAATCATTAAACGTACGGAAGACCTTGCAGACTTTCTTAAAAATGAGCCTCTTCCCTATATATTATGTCATGCGGACATTCATGGATGGAATTTATTAATTGAAAAAGAAGGGGCTCTTTATATCGTCGACTGGGACACTCTCATATTTGCTCCTAAAGAACGTGATCTTATGTTCATTGGCGCTGGTCTAGGAAACGAAAGCCGTCCGTTCTCTGAAGTAGAAACACTCTTTTATCAAGGATATGGGCAAACTACCCTCAATCAGAACGCACTTACCTATTATCGTTATGAACGTATTATTCAGGATATAGCTGTCTATTGTGAACAAATTTTTCTTTCAAATGAAGGTGGGGAAGAGCGTGTGCGATCATTTGAGTACGTGCAATCTAATTTTTTGCCAAACGGTACGATTGAGAGAGCTTATGGATCAGACAAAATGAGAGAAAGTCTATAA
- a CDS encoding ABC-F family ATP-binding cassette domain-containing protein — protein sequence MTQKPIQLHHLTLSFPHKVCFEDFNGNVPFGSRIGILGDNGTGKSTLLKIILGDFDPSEGHVKIPENTKIGYVPQMIDHFSPLSGGERFNEALTQALTQRPDVLLLDEPTNHLDLHNRNALIRLLRTYRGTLIIVSHDVEVLKNCCQTFWHLDSGKINVFSGEYDHYRREIEVQRASLEHELFILERHKKEMHHALMKEQKRASKSRSKGEKSIEQRKWPTIVSHAKARRAEETSGLKKANIRDKKEELITRLSSLCLSEVIKPTFSLEAFEFSEKQLLSISQGELRYENQEVLLKNIHLSLLSHDRVAILGKNGSGKSTLIKAILNADNVLKSGYWSLPKRCDIGYLDQHYKTLDFHKSILETIEDIQPFWSHEDIRKHLNTFLFRKNEEVYARVSTLSGGEKARLTLAQIAAKPPKLLILDEMTNNLDLKTRNHVIEVLKVFPGALIVISHDNDFLKKIHIQDTYEIKDNVLVKN from the coding sequence ATGACACAAAAACCGATTCAACTTCATCATCTTACCCTTTCCTTTCCTCATAAAGTTTGTTTTGAAGACTTTAATGGCAATGTGCCTTTTGGAAGCCGTATAGGCATTTTAGGGGATAACGGGACTGGAAAGTCTACACTCCTTAAAATAATTTTGGGAGATTTTGACCCAAGCGAAGGGCATGTTAAAATTCCTGAAAACACAAAAATTGGCTATGTTCCCCAGATGATTGATCATTTTTCTCCTTTAAGTGGGGGAGAGCGTTTTAACGAAGCTCTTACACAGGCTTTAACCCAAAGACCGGATGTGCTGCTTTTAGATGAACCAACAAATCATTTAGATCTTCATAATCGTAATGCATTGATCCGTTTATTAAGGACTTATCGAGGAACATTAATCATCGTATCCCATGATGTTGAGGTTCTTAAAAACTGCTGTCAAACTTTTTGGCATCTTGATTCTGGAAAGATAAATGTATTTTCAGGAGAATATGATCATTATAGACGGGAAATTGAAGTTCAGCGGGCTTCCCTTGAACATGAATTATTTATTTTGGAACGTCATAAGAAAGAAATGCACCATGCCTTAATGAAAGAACAAAAACGTGCATCCAAAAGCCGCAGTAAAGGTGAGAAAAGTATTGAACAAAGAAAATGGCCGACAATCGTTAGTCATGCAAAAGCGCGTCGTGCTGAAGAAACTTCAGGTCTTAAAAAAGCAAATATTCGAGATAAAAAAGAAGAACTAATAACACGTCTATCAAGTTTATGTTTGTCTGAAGTTATCAAGCCGACATTTTCTTTAGAGGCTTTTGAATTTTCAGAAAAACAACTGCTTTCCATTTCTCAGGGGGAATTAAGATATGAAAATCAAGAAGTTCTTTTGAAAAATATTCATCTTTCCCTTTTATCTCATGATCGTGTCGCGATATTAGGAAAGAATGGCAGTGGAAAATCGACGCTTATTAAAGCCATATTAAATGCAGATAATGTTTTAAAATCTGGATATTGGTCTCTTCCCAAGCGATGTGATATTGGTTACCTTGATCAACATTATAAAACCCTTGATTTTCATAAGTCGATTTTAGAAACAATTGAAGACATTCAGCCCTTTTGGTCCCACGAAGATATACGGAAGCATTTAAATACATTTTTATTCCGTAAAAATGAAGAAGTTTATGCACGTGTTTCAACGCTCTCAGGAGGTGAAAAAGCGCGTTTGACCCTTGCTCAAATTGCTGCCAAGCCCCCAAAGCTTTTGATTTTAGATGAAATGACAAATAACTTGGATTTAAAGACTCGAAATCATGTGATCGAGGTCTTAAAAGTCTTTCCTGGAGCTCTTATTGTTATTTCCCATGATAATGATTTTTTAAAGAAAATTCATATCCAGGATACATATGAGATTAAGGATAATGTTTTAGTAAAAAATTAA
- a CDS encoding GNAT family N-acetyltransferase, whose product MGIKSPYLNPLFLRKNQDSFESVLEKSAFFYGTHSCPWAVIIPEDLTTENHQHVLNSFNFTLSEHSVAMGIELQAFSKFETPENFEIKSMSHNLEEWMIPLVDAFGSTKDITHQYALTHKQALALNAHFHHYTLYIGKCPVSSLTLSLNQKEACLNDVATLPKFQKQGFASSLILFTLSQAQKLGGTHCFLDASVGAVSLYQRLGFTSLFKNNIFLKEITPK is encoded by the coding sequence ATGGGAATTAAGAGCCCTTATTTAAACCCTCTTTTTTTGAGAAAAAATCAGGATTCATTTGAAAGTGTTTTGGAAAAAAGTGCATTCTTTTATGGAACGCACAGCTGTCCATGGGCCGTAATTATTCCAGAAGATTTAACCACAGAAAATCATCAACACGTCTTAAATTCTTTTAATTTTACCTTAAGTGAACACTCTGTTGCTATGGGAATTGAGCTCCAAGCATTTTCAAAATTTGAAACTCCTGAAAATTTCGAAATCAAATCTATGAGCCATAATTTAGAAGAATGGATGATTCCTCTTGTGGACGCTTTTGGGAGCACAAAAGACATTACACACCAATATGCACTAACACATAAACAGGCATTGGCTTTAAATGCTCATTTTCATCATTATACGTTATATATAGGAAAATGTCCGGTTTCTTCATTAACGCTTTCCTTAAATCAAAAAGAAGCATGCCTGAATGATGTGGCAACGCTCCCAAAGTTTCAGAAACAAGGATTTGCAAGTTCTCTTATTTTATTTACGCTTTCTCAGGCTCAAAAATTAGGAGGTACACATTGTTTTCTTGATGCGTCTGTTGGAGCGGTGTCTCTTTATCAGAGATTAGGGTTTACATCTCTCTTTAAAAACAATATTTTTTTAAAAGAGATCACACCAAAATAA
- a CDS encoding bifunctional transcriptional activator/DNA repair protein Ada has translation MLTEETKQEFYKALLNKNKDYEGVFYVGVITTGIFCRPTCPAKKPKFENCEFYQTGQEALRASYRPCLRCQPLSHPGSRPDFVRILMESIEKNPEKRWKSQDFKTLSVDTSTVRRHFKKHFGMTFGAYARMRRMDLAINQIKGGANVIDTQLNIGYESSSGFRDAFSKIMGASPTNIENHKLLLKAAWLETRLGPMLAIADEKVLYLLEFVERRGLEREIEKLQHRTKSVIVPGETAVIKFLEKELKSYFEGTLKTFKTPLYLLGSPFQKLVWETLLTIPYGQTRSYGEQARLLGKPTAFRAVANANGANQFAIVIPCHRVINTNGDWGGYGGGLPRKKWLIQHEEKNK, from the coding sequence ATGTTGACAGAAGAAACGAAGCAAGAATTTTATAAGGCGTTATTAAACAAAAATAAGGACTATGAAGGTGTCTTTTATGTTGGAGTCATTACAACAGGTATTTTTTGCCGGCCAACCTGTCCTGCTAAAAAACCAAAATTTGAGAATTGTGAATTTTATCAAACGGGACAAGAAGCTCTTCGTGCTTCCTATCGTCCTTGTTTGAGATGTCAACCTTTATCTCATCCAGGAAGTAGACCAGATTTTGTAAGGATTTTAATGGAAAGTATTGAAAAGAATCCTGAAAAAAGATGGAAAAGCCAAGACTTTAAAACATTATCGGTTGATACATCAACAGTCCGCCGTCACTTCAAAAAACATTTTGGAATGACCTTTGGGGCCTATGCGAGAATGCGACGTATGGATCTTGCTATAAATCAAATTAAAGGAGGAGCAAACGTGATTGATACACAATTAAATATTGGCTATGAATCAAGCAGCGGATTTAGAGATGCGTTTTCTAAAATTATGGGAGCTTCTCCAACAAATATTGAGAATCATAAGCTTCTTCTTAAAGCGGCGTGGCTGGAGACACGTTTAGGGCCAATGTTGGCAATTGCTGATGAGAAGGTTTTATACTTATTAGAATTTGTTGAGCGCCGTGGACTTGAACGTGAGATCGAAAAACTTCAACACAGAACCAAATCGGTGATTGTTCCGGGAGAAACGGCAGTTATAAAGTTCCTTGAAAAAGAACTTAAATCTTATTTTGAAGGAACTTTAAAAACTTTTAAGACACCTCTTTATCTTTTAGGAAGCCCATTTCAAAAGCTTGTTTGGGAAACACTTTTAACGATTCCCTATGGCCAAACGCGCAGTTATGGAGAGCAAGCTCGTTTACTTGGGAAACCAACAGCATTTAGAGCTGTTGCGAACGCCAATGGCGCAAATCAATTTGCAATTGTGATCCCCTGTCATCGCGTTATCAATACAAATGGAGATTGGGGAGGATATGGCGGAGGACTTCCACGTAAGAAGTGGCTCATTCAACATGAAGAAAAAAATAAATAA
- a CDS encoding GNAT family N-acetyltransferase — MQIKQSFLTLEVKNQILEALKLHSLQAIGINGLSEDPVLFEIYEKNQLLGCIVVQIFWGALHIKLLFVHENNRGKGIGTQLMTCAFEFGKKQGCSFVFVETMSFQAPEFYQKFGFKIDFIRPGYTKETSFYYLSKKLDF, encoded by the coding sequence ATGCAAATTAAACAATCTTTCCTTACGCTTGAGGTTAAAAATCAAATCCTTGAAGCCTTAAAGTTGCATTCACTCCAAGCAATCGGCATAAATGGCCTTTCAGAAGATCCTGTTTTGTTTGAAATTTATGAAAAAAATCAACTTTTAGGATGTATTGTCGTTCAAATTTTTTGGGGAGCCCTCCATATTAAACTCCTCTTTGTTCATGAAAATAATCGTGGAAAAGGGATTGGAACTCAATTGATGACATGTGCTTTTGAATTTGGAAAAAAACAAGGGTGTTCTTTTGTTTTTGTTGAAACAATGTCTTTTCAAGCGCCCGAATTTTATCAAAAATTTGGATTTAAAATTGATTTTATACGCCCCGGCTACACAAAAGAAACAAGTTTTTATTATTTATCAAAAAAACTCGATTTTTAA